CTCATTTTGATAGGGTTGGCTACTGTCCCCTATATTCCTGTCCAAGGGTGTTTCCATAGTCCTACGTATCAAGTCATAAATATAAGAGGCATTTCCAGCAGTGTCATTTACATACAAAAATACAAGCACAAGAGTATGCAAGGATTTAGGATAACCCAAGTCACTTATGTTGACCACTAAACGATGCAGCCCCACATCAGTAGGAGCTGGTTTTTCTTCCAAAGTAATATTACCTGTCACTGGATCAATACGAAATAAACCTTTGTTATTTCCACTTACAATTGTATATTTAAGTTCAGCATTCATTCCAGTGTCTATATCCACAGCAAATACTTCTGCTACGACAGAGCCTGGGATTGCTGAGAGTGGCACCAACTTAAAAGAAGTATTAGAAGGTGGGTATATGACAACTGGGCTGTTATCATTAACATCCATGACATTTATTGTTACTTTTGCTGTAGAAGAGCGAGGAGGTTGTCCTCCATCAATGGCCTTGACATCAAAGGTGTACGAACTCTGCTGTTCTCGATCAAAAGAAACATTGGACTTTATAACTCCAGAGTAAGGATCCAGCACAAAGTTCTCATTATCATTCAGGATGGAAAGGGTCACTGCTTTATTTTCCCCGGCATCTGCATCGGTCACTGTGATCACTCCCACGGTGCTATACTTTGGTAAGTTCTCAGATACAAAAAACTGAAAGTGATTATGAGTAAATTTAGGACTGTTGTCATTTTCATCCAGCACAGTAACAATTACAGCCGCTTGACTCTGCAGAGGAGGGGTGCCGTTGTCCCTTGCTGTTACAGTGAAAATGAAACGTTCTTGCTCTTCTCTATCAAAAACTCTGGAGGCTGTCAAAACTCCCGTCTTTCGATCCAGATCGAAAAAGGAGGCATTAGGGCCAAGCTGATAAACAATGTCTGCATTTTTCCCACTGTCTTCGTCTGTGGCACTAATAGTTGTTAAGTATAGACCACGACGGTTGTTTTCAGAAACTGACAGCTCAATTACAGGCTGGCTGAAAATTGGAGGGTTGTCATTTTCATCCTCCAGTTTAACTCTTACCAGGGCAGTCTGGTTCAAACTGGGCTTGCCAGAATCAGAGGCAACAATTTTAAAGCTGAATTCTTTGGTGCCCTCATAGTCCAACAAGGAAGAGGTCTCTAACAAATACTGGTTGTCATAAACTGCCTTCAAGTGAAATGGGACCTCTCTCTCAATGAAACAGATCACTTTGCCATTCACATCAGTGTCCTTATCTGAAACTGTAATTAGGGCAATCTTTGTATTGACAGGATCTTTCTCAGATAAGTATACTGTGCCATTGATGGGACTTATAATGTACCTGAGGTCTATGTTAGGAGGGTTATCATTTACATCAGTGACATTGATGGTAACAGTTGCCCGAGCAGGAGTAGAGCTACCGTCACTGGCCAGCACTGTCACTTTGTGAATAGCAGTCTCTTCTCGATCTAAGGACCTCTGAACTGTAATCAGCCCTGTTGTGTTATTTAAAGCAAAGAGCCTTTTGGTTGCAGGGGCAACTTGGGCACCAAAAATATATCTGATTTCTGCATTGCTTCCTACATCTGCATCTGTAGCATGAAGCTGAATTACAGAGGTGCCTACTGGGGCATTCTCTGGTATGTGAACCTCCACCTGACTCTCTTTAAAAACTGGCCTGTTATCATTGACATCACTTACTGTGACTTGCAGTATGGCTGTGCTGGATTTCTGAGGGGTTCCTCCATCCTCTACTTTGATTTTCATCACATAGGTGTCCTTCTGCTCTCTATCCAAGTTTTGCTGTACAATCAGTTGAGGCCATTTCTCTCCTTCTGGAGTTTCAACAATATCCAGTCCGAAGACACTCTGCCCATTTAACAGTTCATAGTGCTGTACACCGTTGAAACCAGTGTCAGGATCAGTTGCTGATGGAATTGGAAAGCGGCTGTTGATCAATGTGTTTTCAGGTATGGAAATATTAATGACAGGGGATGGAAACATAGGTGCATTGTCATTGGTAtcttttacaattatttttattttgatcagCCTAAAAAAGTCATTGGGGAGAATCACCACTTCAAGTTCAAAAAAACACTCATTTTCTTCAGCATAGGAGGCTCCAGCACAGAGTTTTTCTCTGTCTATTCTATTAGAGGTGGTGAAGATTTCCCCGGTGGTGCTGGACACTTTGACCAAAGGGGCATCCCCTGCTTTAGAAACCAGTCTGTAGACAAGGCTGGCGCTGGTCCCTGTGGCAGCATTGATGTGAGAAATGTTCAGATCCTTTGGTATGTTTCCTATGGGTACATTTTCAGGCAGCTCCTCTCTAATAGTGTAAATAAGTTCTTGAGCTATAGCTGAATCCAGCCTTAAACAGGCAATCAGAGCGGCCAACAGGTAAAAATCCCTCAGGTCCATGATAATGTGTTTATTCTCTTTTTCTGGATTTTAGGATTTAAAGGTTTCCAAGGAGGAATGGTGCACGATTTGCAAGAGGAGGCGTGCATGGACTGCAGGATGCATTACATCTCATTTCTTATTTGGAGACAGCAACTGTCAACACAATCACACAGAGGAGCATTATTgtttcacaaaaaaaaacaaaacaaatccacaACCACCAAAAACTACTACTCATTTTCGCAATGCACGCTTGCACACTGTACATACCCCTGCTCCTCCCTTTTACAAGCAATCCCGGACGAATGCACCAATATCCCGTTAGTTACACATACCGAGAATGGAATTAACTATTTGCCGTACTAAAAGGCAGCTACAGTTTCAACACGTACTTTCCAAATCATTTCTTAGCACTTGGTGTAATAATCAGTAATGTGCAATCCCCCCTCCACCTAGCCATTTGGTGACAGTGAAAAACCTTGCTGTACTTCTATAGGATTCTGTGCTAACTGCAATGTCAGCTGCCAATCGTAATTTGTTGTTTCCTTCCGTgcgggttttggtttttgtttttgtttttggtttttttgctaaCCAGATTTTTCTTTCCTCCTGGTGCCTTGCATACCCCACTATTGCTATCGTACTGGGAAATAAGCACCCGGacatgctgcagcagcagtcGTCACTGGCTACTTCACATCCCTATTAACTAAGGAGACAATAACAGGACTCACAGTTTCTTACACAGTGAGCTCGGTGTCTCGGCTCCAGATGTTGGATACTTCACCTTATGTTTAAACTTTATCTGATTTTTAGAACAATCTAAATCAGAGGGATTGGGGATTCAAAATGCAACTTAGAAGCAACCTAAATGTTTGCAAAGaacatgcagaaaaaaaatatgttctgatcacaggaggaggggaaaaggtgCAGTCTTTTACCATTGACACTGATCTCCCCTCAGGATGTTATTAGCAGCTGTCACACATAAATACTGCAGACTGATAatgcaggtaaaaaaaaaaaagacttctgcCTAAATGCTCTATTAACCGCAAATTAAATGGTGCACGGCTCCAGGCATCTACATACTTTAGTGGAATTGGTCAGCGCCTAAGCACTACATCTTATCTGCATTAAAGCTGCACGGTAGCTGATGCCTGTGATCACTTCCAGCAGAGTGATGCAGGTAGGGATGCAGAGACAGCCGAGTAGGTGAGCCTTTGCCACGAACAGCAACTGAATCAGAAACACAGATTCTCTACCTAGATAAATATATTTagtatttttttagaaaaaaaaatcagagacacGGTGCATGTGTAACTTTGCACTTACACTGGTTGTCTACCTTTGCCGATCTGCTGCGGCTCAGCAAGGATCTGATCCAACACATACAGCACAAAGCATCTGCTAAACCACCGGTTTTGGAGAAATCAGCAGCAGCCAAACGCTTGCTCTTTGCGAAATGTGTTGCTTCGGGGTGGGAAATTAGCAACTCCAGAGAACAAATTCACAGTTCTGTCGTTAGTCATCCTCTCCACGTTTCATTTCTATCCGGCGACGATCCTTCTGGTGCTTAACGTGCATACACCGCCACAACCAACCAGCAAGCACAAAAGCCAGTGCACTTCTTTAGATCAGGGGTATTTTCCACTCTACACTGCACACATTTTTCATTCCTGTCTCCTCAGTGTAGAGAGGCGGGCATGTTAAGTCTGTAAGTTCTTATTAGAAATGTCAGAGTTGGGCTGGTTGCTGCTGCTCTCTCCTTCTTTGCATCTCTGGGGTGATAGGAGCGAAAGGATATCCTAATAGGTTATTGCTTTAGTGATGGAAGGAAGCTACAGCGCGTCCCCTGCCTTTCTCCCTCCTAgtgtctctttctttttctccttctctctctctctctctgaactgaaATTTCTTGATATAACTCTCAATAAGCCCAGAGGGAGGGTGTGAGCATTGCTAAGCCACGCCTCCTGTGGCACCcgattggcctgcagcagcaggggTGGAGGCTGGAGCGGCGCTGCCCTGGCATTGGCCGCCAGGCGCGTCGCTCGGGCAGCCGGGGCCGCggggaggcggagcggaggaggaggagggtgagcGGAGCTTGTCGCCGCCGCGCGGGATGGTTAATGGGTTTGCGGGCAGCGGCGGGGGACAGGAGCGCGAGGGATGGCGCGGGAGCCGGGTTCAGCCCGGGGAGCCGCTGCCGGGCTGGCGGGAGGAGGCTCCTGCCTGCCGCCGCCGCCTTCCAGACGTGGGCAGGAGGGGGGTCCGTGCATGCGCCCGCGTGTGCTCCTGAATCGCaatgcgggggaggggagcgcgGCCCCAGATTGCAGGGGCGGCCGGCGGCCCTGCGTGGTGCCGAACtgcgccggggcgggggggctcggcTTGGCGTATTCTCAGTGGGCTTTAGCGGCGTGTGCACGCCCCAAGTTCGCCTGCGGGGAGCCACGCGAGGGGCCACATGCGTTTTAACCGCGGCGTTGGAGCGGGGAGCCCCTGGTCCCCAGTCACACCAGCGCGCGGGAGGAGGCGAATGGGGGGCGCTGGATGGCGTGAGCGGGTGCAGCCTTTACAGCAACCGCAGCGGGGGGGGTTGGCTGAGAGCAGAAGCCCAGTCTGCCCCGGGTAGAGCTATTGCCTCTGGTTCTCATGGAGCAGTCTCCTTCGGTGCTCTTAACAGGGGAGgcttccccgccccccaaccgTGCACCGCTTCTGCGGGCTCTCCTAGCTCCGACACCGCAGgaggcctgtgctgtgcagggtaCGGCTACTTGTGCGTCAAACTCCCCTATCAGAGTTGCTGGAGGGCTCTCTCCGGCCGGCATCGCTCCTCTCGCTGTAGAAAATATCGCTCCCTTGTCCTCCTCAGCTTGTTTCAACTTTATATTTAATACATGCCTCTTCATCTATAATTCAGATTTCTCTGACTCCAGCTCAGTCTCGCTTCCCATTGACTCCTGCACGCCTTCCTCATTTTCCTTTCTGAAGGCTTAGAGGAGAATTTGCTAAGaacatgtggggttttttttgtttttgtttttttaaacccccTGCAGTAGTGAATGGAAAGACATTCGTTATTGTCTAatcaataataaaaacaataatctCTTCTAGCCTGTAAGTGACACATTTACTTTGTTCTAGCCTGGAAGACCCTGCTATAATAAAATGATAACCTACTCTGCTATTACCTTTAAAAGTGTCACAAGAATAGGATCATAATGCATTTCTTCAACATCTGCAGCATGAATGAACCTTTTATCTGAATATTTTTTGAAATCCCTAGGCTTTCTCAGCCTGAATTTACCTACCTTATCATCTAACACCTATGAAACTTAACAACTCAGGTTAAAATGGCCACAATAAGTAATTATGGTATTGTTTATGACCACCAAATCTATGTATATGAAAACAAGAATAGCATCAATATAAGATTTTCAGGTCTTAAACCATAACATGAATACATACTGTGCCCATTTTAAGTTGCGTATCTTTGACCGATTACAGTATATGTAGACTTTTATCTTTATCATGGTGTGTTAGGTTtccatatatatgtatgtatgtacaaaTACAGAAACGCAAGGCATTCAATTAAATTTAGGAGGTTACTATATATGTAGGGAGTACATCCTGATTGTCACAGTCACATACATAAACATCCTTGGTAGTCACACACTGGTGCAGATGCTCCTGATATAAGTGTGCATGAATGCTGCAGTCTCAGTAATCACATGCTGTGTACAGATAAAACCTTCCTGTCACTGTTTTATATTTGTGTCCAAAAAGTTTGTATTACACACATAGAAATAATTGATCCTGGTTTTGATGACATTAAGTAATGGGAGCAAACAGACCTTAatctacctgaaaggtggatccaaagaggatggatctagactattctcagtggtagcagatgacaggacaaggagtaatggtctcaagttgcagtgggggagatttaggttggatattaggaaaaactttttcactaggaggatggtgaaacactggaatgtgttacctagggaggtggtggaatccccttccttggaagtttttaagttcaggcttgacaaagccctggctgggataatttagttgggattggtcctgctctgggcagggggttggactagatgacctccagaggtcccttccaactctgttattctatgattctatgattctaataataaagaaaaatgttcattGTGTAATACAGGAAGGATGGCTGTAGCCTTAGCATCAAAAGTCAAGGAATTGACAAGAAAGAGTAACCTTTCTGCCAAAACATTTAGAAAGAATTTTCTGTGAAAGAATTAAGTATATAATTCCTTCATCATATTACAGTACAAAGCACTACAACTACTAATAAAGAAGATAATTAGAACTACCAGAATTTTGTATAACATATTCTGCTCCTGAAATACTGTGCCTATGTATTCATTAATAATGCACACATTTTTTCTGACACGAGTCATGTCACAGTGGTATGGCATAACAGACGTTTTAGTCTCCTAGAAACATCACAGACACATAACATTTTTATTCTAAGCACACTACAGTCATTTCAAAGTCACATTGTAGTCACATCACATAGtctaataataattatttaactTTATTGCTAAACTGAAGTTTTCTGTTTGCTTAGGGATGACTTTAACTTGTAGTCAGAACTGATTATCTTGTGCTCATAAATGAGCTCTTCACATGTACACAAGGTTAGCCCTATGAAGGGTTAGGAAGAGAAATAATCAGATTTGATTAAACTAATGGCTACTGGACTTAAATGTAACGCATTCACAAGTCAAAAAAAGTTAAAGCATGTCTGCTCTTTTTAGAAGCTGAATATGTTAAAAAGCCAAAGATGTTTGCTTGAAATACAGTCTGTCATGTTAATGTTTGTGTGCTTGCTGTAAATTGCTGTTGTTCTTTAACTAATCTGACACTGTTAACCTCTTGGAAAAGGTAGGTCCTCTTGGAAAAGGTAGGTCTTCAGACTTCACTGTTTGCATGAGTATAGTACAATAAATTGTGAAATTGTGATTCCTGGTATCCAATGGGTTAGAACTGTGCTAACTACTTTCTTAATCTTctagaaagaaaatgaataaagcCAGTATTCTGGCACAGGAATCAGGGTTGCTCAGTACATTGTTATGCAGCCTTTTAAATGTGAAGAATAGCTCTAAAACGTCCTTATTTTAATGTTTGCTTGAAGAGCCATGTTTTATCTTCTAGTAAATGTTCCTCCCAGTACACTTATTATTTGAAAAAGTATCGTATTTGGAGTTATGATTTGTTCAGCTATGTACTATTATTTATACTGTTCTTTAATAGTCTCCTTTTTCATAATGTATTAGCCTTTTGTCTATGTATTAGGTTATAATGTGATTAGGGGCCTAAATACTCTATTAGACTGCCTTCTGTATTCTAGCATATTAACTGTTCATCCACAGCATTATGTGGTCTCCTTTTCATATTATTATGTATCACGTTCTTTTCCATATCATATTTGACTCAAACTGGAGCATGCTAGAAACTGACTCCAATTATTCTGTATTAGCTATAGTCAAATTGCACTAAATGGAATTGGTTACATTGTATCACAAAGGCTCACACAATACATTATACATGAAACTGACTCACATTATGCTTAGCTAACTAAAGATTTTAATCTTGGACTGTTGAGCGTAAAATGCTATCATGCCTCACTGAACTGGCTGTGGTCACTTGATCATTTTATACCTCATATTGCCTCTCCTGGTCTGTTACGATAGAGGCATAATGTCTTTTCATCTATTATGGTTGCCAGTTTTTGTTAGACggattcctggaggtttcatcacatagtgtaatctttaattcctggagactccaggacaatcctagagggttggcaaccctataagAACATTAACACTTTCTGTGGATTGGTGATTCATATTTTGGTGAATGAGCTCCTCTACTGCATGCCATCACGATGTATATCAGAGCCTAACCTAGTATACTTATGGTGTGCCTGCTTTCTAACGCATAGCAGGAAATGAAATAAATGCAATACAGATTTCCCCATGTGCTTACATGAAATATTGTATGCTAGCAAATATTTGGAGGCTTTGTTTTTGAAATGCTGCTTAAAAATTACCAAATTCAATTGAATTTCAATCATAACTAGGGAATAACTCAGAGTGAGGTTGCCAGTCCTGCAGAGACCTCCTGGAGGTTGCCAGGAAACCCTTATGAGGTGACTCCTCATAAATGAGGGATTTGGAGTCCAATGGAGTTGGCAAAGGGCAATACCTCCCCACCCTGTGAATGCTACTGATCCGTGGAAGTAGGAGACCCTACCTGGAGGGCTCTTGCCTCCACTTTGTTCAAACTTGGCTCTACTTCTCGTCCCGTGACTGGCTGGTTCCGTCCACTGCTGCTGAGTAATATGGCAACCTCCTGGAATCCCACAGGCAAATCTAGAGGCTAAGACGAGGATAGTGACACAGAATAAGGTAGTCCTCTGCTTCACCCCCCTTCCCAAAACCTCACCAAATAATACCACAAAGGATGGTGTCCCCACTTTCTGTGAAGACCAAGGGAGATCCGTATACAGAAGGGACCATATAGCTCTAAGAGATCTTAACAGTTGTATTGTTGTTTTCTCCTCATCACTGTAAAGATGATATTGCTTCTACTTTTGTTCATATTTTATCCACGATAGTTTAGATTTTAcgattccttttttatttatgtCTCGTATGAGAAGTTCCTTAAAAAATTGCTTGTCTTCCTCTCCACAGTGCTTTGGCCTGATTTTTTGAGCCCTTACTTGcgtgaatagttccactgaagtcaataaaaaatTTATTTCTGTATTATTTAACCACATGTAATTACACTATTTTTAAGAGGCCAAATAATTGCATTAGAAACAGTGCTCGTTTATTATTCTCTTTTTGCCATTTCAAAATTGATTTTCgttgtttttctaaatgattgTCCAAGTCCTGGGAGGgggaaaacacttaagcaaacAGTTCCAGTCTGTACATTAATCTGAACTTTTAAATAAACAGCAATAAAAAGTCAATTAATGTTGAATAATTGAAGCCCAGTGGGACTGGTCAAATGATTaatgtctgcaggatcaggcccttttaatGGGTCTCCCTTCAGGAAAATAAATTCATTCCCGGGTAATCAAATCACAAGACGGGCAGGTGACAACCTTTATTCCATTTGAATGACAGAACTAAATTTAACTGAATTTGCCATATTTTTTGATTGACAAATATTACAAATGTCAGGTTCATGGTTCTAACTGGTCTCCAAATGCAAAAGCTGAAAACTGGCATTTTGCAGTGCCAGTGTTTAATCACTGTCATTGTACAATGCAACAAGGTGCTGAACTCTCATGCATTATTGCTGTTTATTTAAAGGTACAGATTAATGAACAGACTTAAATTGTTTGCTTAGGAGTATTTTTCCCTCCCAGGGCTCTGTCAACTATTTAATAAAACAATGGAAATCAATTTTGAAATGGCAAAAAGAATAATAAACAAGTACTGTTTAAAATGCAATTATTTGGCCACTTAAAAGGGGTGTAATTACATGTGGCACATAAAACATATGTTTTATTCTTTGTCACCCTCATGTAATTTATTTTGATGTAAGTAGCTTTTGAATCAGAATCTAGAAGCAGAATACAACCAATTTGTTGTTATAGAAGGAGAAAATATTCCAAGGCTTGCAAATAAGTTAGCTTACTGAGGGActttcttcctctcccttcctcccagaaACTAGCCCAACTGCAGTCCCTCCGTGCATCTTCAAGACACAAGATACCTCAAAGACAAGGAGAGGATCCATCTGCCCCTGCCTTCTTTCTTCCCATGCACACACTACAGTTAGAGCAGCAGGGAAAAGCCTTCTGCATTGACTAAAGAATGCATAGTGAGTACACTCCCTCTGCTTGCTAGCATACCTTACTTGGAATTCTGCCTTGTTGAGGCCTAATTCCTCTCAGAGCTCCCTTTAGTGTTGTGTGATTCCAGAGTGTTCCTAATGCAGGGCTGTGCCTGAATGTCAGGACTGAACCAATTGAAGCTAATAGCTCATTTAGTCAGTGGGTAGAACTTGCACCTCTGTAGGTGCTATATTTTCAGTGTGTTTCTGTAGGTGTAAGGAGAGCTATGCATTCATTTACATAATGATAACTATCTTTGCAACTAGAAGAGTTTAGAGTCTGGCAAAGAGTTCAAAATCTGCTGAAAAGGCCTTAACTCCAGAGTGTGGCTTCCCCAAGCTCCATGATTTGCATCTCCCATCCAGTGATTGATTAAGAAAATTCTTTAGATAGGCATAAACTACACAAAGATTACAAGCAAGGTAAATAGTGTGTTGTAATATATTTAGCAAACGATAATGCAAACCACAGAAAAAAATAGAGGATGGGATGGTACTCTCTATTGCTGGGAAGTTATTGAATGGTTGCAGCCTGGAAACAGTTTAGGGGACGGAATTGGTGGTGGATTTCCGTGGCTTCCCTTAATCTCTACTAATAAATCACGGGTCCTCCCTCCCATATAaacaatagatttttttcaacACAAACACAATCAAATTTCATCATTTTGCCCTCTTCCTTATCAATGTATCTCCAAGGGCAACATGCTTTAGGAGGTAAACAAGCACCTATCTGTAGGAGCATCACTCAGTTGTGCTTACACAATTATCACAGCAACAGCATACCACAGACTGATCAGTAATGGATTTCTTGACAAATTTCTAGATGTCGCAAGAAACATCAAAGAGAGGAACCAGACTAGAGCAAATTATGGTGCTGCTAAACCTTGTCTACACAGATAGATTAGATACGAATGGGACTGGGCTCCCAGACTCGTAGCAAAGCTTCACAAGCACTGAGTTTAAAGCCACTGAACAGCTAGTCCAACGACTGACAGCCTGGGGTATGAGACGATTCCTCTGGTCTATGCTGGGGATGAGAGAGTAGAATTACAGGAAagcaaaattcaaaatttcccagaatTACCACTGTGTTTTCTGGCAATGTTTGTTCTGCTTTCATATGCCAAGAGGTTTTATTTTCAGATGTACTTACAGGGCCCAGTACTTGGATTCTCCTTCACATCCTGCATTTCCCCCTTATCTTTCTAAATCCCAAACAGCTTTTAGACAAGATTGAGGGCCTTCTCTCTGAAGTGTTAACCCTGATCGTCTCATACCCAAGTCTGGTGCTGCAGAGACAAAGCCTACTTCCCACTGGGTCATTTTGGTCACTAGTTTTATGTGGAAATCCTTTAACTTTTTTGTTGTACATCTTCTAATGacatttttccattgaaatgaaCAAATTATGTTTATATAAGGTATATAGTTCATTTAGCATTTTATGTATATCTCTAAATTGTACACTCATTTAGGGTATCTCCTTGTGTTCAGCTTCCCTAGACTGTTTATCACTGAAGATGGGATATTCATATCATAGAAAAGCAAACCTACTGGGATCAAAGTTCCTAATGAGATATATTTGAAGCTAGGGGAGGAAATAGAGAAGCATAATATGCAAAATATAGCTAAGCTTCTCTTCTAGCTCATATTGGGGAggacttttttcattttgaagtaTATTACTCATTATAAATTCAGATTTACCTCTCCGTTCCACTCCAGATGTTATCATACTGATGGGAAGCAATAATCACAAAGCTAATTGTTTTCCACTGTTACCCTGGAATGAATCTAAAGTAACTCCTATGAAGTCTTTGGAGTTACTCTGGACTGACATCAGTTCAACCAAGAGCAGTATTTGGCCTACAATTACTGTTTGACTCGCTTGTGTTACTCTTTAGTTATTTATTCCTGTTTGTAACAACACAGGGAGACTTAAGAGGTAAGATTGTTCCTCTTGTGGTATTAGTTCCTGGGAGAAGTTGTAGTGGATGTGAAAAGAGTATGGCTAGGCATGTTTGGGGCATTAAAACACTGCTGAATGTTGTCAGAAATAGGAAACTTTGAAATTGATATTATAGAAAAGTTGTTAAAATACGTATTTAAAATGAGCGTAGTGTTCATGAAAGTAGTCGGCTTCATAGGCCAGGGGACTGAAGACTTTTGTTCAATTACAAAAGGTATAGCACAGGGCTCAGCAGTGCAAATGTTCCCATACTTTTCCACTATATGTTTTTTCATCTCTGAGTGGAGGGACCACCTTTAGGGATGTGAAGCTAGTTCAGTTGTTATGCCTATTCAACGCATGGCCTCTAAGCTAAGCCTGCCAAAAAGGTGCAAATTTATGCTGATTGTAATGGCActatgctgtagtgtagacatacatgaGAACTATAGGCATGTTTAAGAGAAGATGCTCACATTGCTGCTTCTTGTTATTTTTGTTGTGTGCCTTGTGTAGGGTCTTTTTTAGTGCAGTGGAGAATGTTCTATTCAGATCACAAAAGGGTTGGAtatcaagttggtttgacacTCAGTTGCGAACCTCAGCCTGTGCTCAAGTAACTTTAGTAGACATGGACCAGGGTTGTTTGTAAAGAGTCACTTCTAGCCAGTCTCCCTTGCTTTCTCCGCAAACAGATACCCTGCTCTCCAGCAGTGAGCACTGACATGAAGATATCAAAGGGAAGAAAAGGGAGATCCCAGAACTTATTGTGAGGGAGGAGATGGCTTGATGGATAGAAGTAGCCAGCTGTAAGGATTTCTCTTTGGATGTTTGGGTAAAATATACTCAAACCTCTAACACACCTACAGTGACTGAACTTCCTTAAACCCCTCTGTGAATCAAAAGCCTAGCGTTTGCACTCCTAAGCCTACAGCCTGGAATGATGACCAGTACATTAACACAGGATTCCACCCACACAAAACTcagtacaggatcagggcctgtgtcTCCATTTAACGTCTGGGTCCTGGAGTGAAAATTGTTTGATATTGATAATCCATACATTGCAGAAATTCAAGCAAAAGGTCCGTGTTATTTTTATTGATACAGCATGGAGATAGAGTTACAAATGGTAATGGTCAGGTGGCATTAATCAAGGAATAGCTGGGATTAAAAGTACAAGGGAGCAAATTTGGCTCCGAGTTAGCCTGACACAACTGGGATTTTTCTGGTAACACAGCAGAATGTAGCCCTCATAACTCCAAAGCATACTGTATGGGATCTTGGAAAATAATGGGGAACATTTTCCAAAGCTCTTAAGTGACTTAAAC
The nucleotide sequence above comes from Caretta caretta isolate rCarCar2 chromosome 1, rCarCar1.hap1, whole genome shotgun sequence. Encoded proteins:
- the PCDH9 gene encoding protocadherin-9 isoform X5, producing the protein MDLRDFYLLAALIACLRLDSAIAQELIYTIREELPENVPIGNIPKDLNISHINAATGTSASLVYRLVSKAGDAPLVKVSSTTGEIFTTSNRIDREKLCAGASYAEENECFFELEVVILPNDFFRLIKIKIIVKDTNDNAPMFPSPVINISIPENTLINSRFPIPSATDPDTGFNGVQHYELLNGQSVFGLDIVETPEGEKWPQLIVQQNLDREQKDTYVMKIKVEDGGTPQKSSTAILQVTVSDVNDNRPVFKESQVEVHIPENAPVGTSVIQLHATDADVGSNAEIRYIFGAQVAPATKRLFALNNTTGLITVQRSLDREETAIHKVTVLASDGSSTPARATVTINVTDVNDNPPNIDLRYIISPINGTVYLSEKDPVNTKIALITVSDKDTDVNGKVICFIEREVPFHLKAVYDNQYLLETSSLLDYEGTKEFSFKIVASDSGKPSLNQTALVRVKLEDENDNPPIFSQPVIELSVSENNRRGLYLTTISATDEDSGKNADIVYQLGPNASFFDLDRKTGVLTASRVFDREEQERFIFTVTARDNGTPPLQSQAAVIVTVLDENDNSPKFTHNHFQFFVSENLPKYSTVGVITVTDADAGENKAVTLSILNDNENFVLDPYSGVIKSNVSFDREQQSSYTFDVKAIDGGQPPRSSTAKVTINVMDVNDNSPVVIYPPSNTSFKLVPLSAIPGSVVAEVFAVDIDTGMNAELKYTIVSGNNKGLFRIDPVTGNITLEEKPAPTDVGLHRLVVNISDLGYPKSLHTLVLVFLYVNDTAGNASYIYDLIRRTMETPLDRNIGDSSQPYQNEDYLTIMIAIVAGAMVVIVVIFVTVLVRCRHASRFKAAQRSKQGAEWMSPNQENKQNKKKKRKKRKSPKSSLLNFVTIEESKPDDAVHEPINGTISLPAELEEQSIGRFDWGTAPPTTFKPNSPDLAKHYKSASPQSAFHLKPDTPVSVKKHHVIQELPLDNTFVGGCDTLSKRSSTSSDHFSASECSSQGGFKTKGPLHTRQPQDEFYDQASPDKRTEADGNSDPNSDGPLGPRGLAEATEMCTQECLVLGHSDNCWMPPSLGPYQQPKSPLSTFAPQKEWVKKDKLVNGHTLTRTWKEDSNRNQFSDRKQYGSGEAHFNTGNHMTDIPLANLKSYKQASGPAESPKEHQL